One window of Streptomyces sp. FIT100 genomic DNA carries:
- a CDS encoding peptidoglycan-binding protein: MPVLLGAGLTFASATPSSAAVTCSYSYNQSTERAYAGHYSGMTAVPSKTVVTSAGAEAQCLLKSIEFSPGTIDGVFGSNSQAAMRSFQTFINRNYDAGIAVDGMCGPESWPWLRNFAYWDWRAGS; this comes from the coding sequence GTGCCCGTACTTCTCGGCGCCGGCCTCACCTTCGCATCGGCGACGCCCTCTTCGGCCGCCGTGACCTGCTCCTACTCCTACAACCAGTCGACAGAGCGCGCCTACGCCGGGCACTACAGCGGAATGACGGCCGTCCCGTCCAAGACCGTGGTGACCAGCGCGGGCGCCGAGGCCCAGTGCCTGCTCAAGAGCATCGAGTTCAGCCCGGGGACGATCGACGGCGTCTTCGGCTCCAACTCCCAGGCGGCGATGAGGTCCTTCCAGACCTTCATCAACCGGAACTACGACGCCGGCATCGCGGTGGACGGCATGTGCGGACCTGAGTCATGGCCGTGGCTGCGGAACTTCGCCTACTGGGACTGGCGGGCGGGCTCCTAG
- a CDS encoding NUDIX hydrolase, with protein MKPSPDELDAWNAYLAEGNATQPRKRVAADVLLRDTAGRVLLVNPTYKPGWDLPGGMAEANEPPEETVVRELSEELGLDVIVRGLLVVDWVAPHGPWDDQIAFIFDGVTLDVPGELRPQDEELSEAAYVTLDKARELVDERMRVRLAAAVQALDVGRPVYLRDGTPVSY; from the coding sequence ATGAAGCCGTCGCCCGATGAACTCGACGCCTGGAATGCCTACCTCGCCGAGGGGAACGCTACCCAGCCCAGAAAGCGGGTCGCGGCCGACGTGCTCCTCCGGGACACAGCCGGCCGGGTGCTGCTGGTGAACCCGACCTATAAACCGGGCTGGGACCTGCCGGGCGGTATGGCTGAGGCGAACGAGCCGCCGGAGGAAACGGTCGTGCGGGAGCTGAGCGAGGAACTCGGCCTGGATGTCATCGTGCGCGGGCTGCTGGTTGTGGACTGGGTGGCCCCACACGGGCCATGGGACGACCAGATTGCCTTCATCTTCGACGGCGTCACGCTCGACGTGCCGGGGGAGCTACGACCGCAGGACGAGGAGTTGTCCGAGGCCGCGTATGTGACGCTGGATAAGGCGCGGGAACTGGTGGACGAGCGGATGCGGGTCAGACTGGCCGCGGCGGTCCAGGCACTGGACGTGGGACGGCCGGTATATCTGCGCGACGGAACGCCTGTCTCATACTGA
- a CDS encoding XRE family transcriptional regulator: MSTRRIAAAVDITQGRLYDYMNGKSRVEKLILFEQIADAFHIPGHLLGLSRRPWEPAVQEQPQQPQSPPDGDDLAAMDAFRVADRQTGGGRLYGAVVRHLTDRVAPRLVDAHTGLEVFAAAGALTEMAGWMAHDSGQDDLALKHFARALPLARTSGDHPLAAHIAASSSHLALQTGDTAGAARWAYVGLDLAGQGPRIPALIARLLTMQARALAVSTQHTSARHALEQAQRALTASADTEHPWLSTFDAPALASESALILRDLGCYAEGLAHAEDAVRLREAGRARSLALSRITLAEIHVHRIDLDAAVDVGHDLLTTSPTLGSIRVIHQLDDLRRLLEPHRGYGPVREYLVRFDDARRARMLLLADIIPLPSGGTPHEAVAR; this comes from the coding sequence GTGAGTACGCGGCGGATCGCGGCGGCAGTCGACATCACCCAGGGGCGGCTCTACGACTACATGAACGGCAAGAGCCGCGTGGAGAAGCTGATCCTGTTCGAGCAGATCGCCGACGCCTTCCACATCCCCGGACACCTCCTTGGACTTAGCCGTCGCCCGTGGGAGCCTGCTGTCCAAGAGCAGCCCCAACAGCCCCAGTCGCCGCCCGACGGGGACGATCTGGCCGCGATGGACGCCTTCCGCGTCGCCGACCGCCAGACCGGTGGCGGGCGCCTGTACGGGGCCGTCGTACGCCACTTGACCGACCGCGTCGCCCCGCGGCTGGTCGACGCCCACACCGGCCTGGAGGTTTTCGCCGCCGCCGGGGCCTTGACCGAGATGGCCGGGTGGATGGCCCACGACTCCGGCCAGGACGACCTTGCCCTGAAGCACTTCGCCCGCGCCCTGCCGCTGGCTCGCACCTCCGGCGACCACCCCCTGGCCGCACACATCGCCGCCTCCAGCAGCCACCTCGCCCTCCAGACCGGCGACACAGCGGGCGCGGCACGCTGGGCCTACGTCGGTCTCGACCTCGCCGGCCAAGGCCCTCGAATTCCGGCGCTGATCGCTCGGCTCCTGACGATGCAGGCCCGCGCCCTCGCGGTGTCCACCCAGCACACCTCCGCCCGCCATGCCCTCGAACAGGCCCAACGAGCCCTTACCGCCTCAGCGGATACCGAGCACCCGTGGCTGTCCACGTTCGACGCCCCCGCACTCGCCAGTGAGTCCGCACTCATCCTGCGAGATCTGGGATGCTACGCCGAGGGCCTGGCCCACGCCGAAGACGCCGTACGCCTGCGCGAAGCAGGCCGTGCCCGCTCCCTGGCCCTCAGCCGTATCACCCTCGCTGAGATCCACGTCCACCGAATCGACCTCGACGCGGCGGTGGACGTCGGTCACGACCTGCTCACCACCAGCCCCACCCTCGGCTCCATTCGCGTCATCCATCAACTCGACGACCTCCGGCGCTTGCTGGAGCCCCACAGGGGATACGGGCCGGTGCGGGAGTACCTGGTGCGCTTCGACGACGCGCGCAGGGCGAGAATGCTGCTCTTGGCCGACATCATCCCGCTGCCCTCGGGAGGCACACCTCATGAAGCCGTCGCCCGATGA
- a CDS encoding ATP-binding protein, with protein MTTMSLPPANTIGVQSYTETYPSAPDSARRARLLVSAALHAWDMGDLVDSAMLVVSELVGNSVRHTSCRLLRVTVSRPGPTRAEITVTDRSRTTPTMTRSAADAEEGRGLVLVDALSERWGCDLHRWGKTVWAEVAAC; from the coding sequence ATGACCACCATGTCACTCCCCCCAGCGAACACGATCGGCGTACAGAGCTACACGGAGACGTACCCAAGCGCCCCCGATTCCGCCCGCCGGGCGCGGCTGCTCGTTTCGGCGGCCCTGCACGCCTGGGACATGGGGGACTTGGTCGACTCGGCCATGCTGGTCGTCTCCGAACTCGTCGGCAACTCCGTCCGCCACACATCCTGTCGGCTCCTTCGAGTGACCGTCAGCCGACCGGGTCCGACGCGGGCTGAAATCACGGTCACCGACAGATCCCGCACCACCCCCACCATGACCCGTTCCGCTGCCGACGCCGAAGAGGGGCGCGGCCTGGTTCTCGTCGACGCGTTGAGCGAACGATGGGGCTGCGATCTCCATCGCTGGGGGAAGACCGTGTGGGCGGAGGTCGCCGCGTGCTGA
- a CDS encoding cupin domain-containing protein: MEHRLVSAIETALDWSGPEKIGTAFALGRVDDAQLLARLLTPNRLLDIAMRRSLCRPQFRAFQNGEEVHPAVYFSDTVSPRGQAIPMVNMHRLGDLLRDGATLIMDQLNTFDPTMEAACRALQWWTHERVQVNTYLTTNEASGFPLHWDDHDVIVVQLAGEKEWEVRDTSRAAPMYRDADPNNTPSDTVIFDGTLQAGDVMHIPRGHWHHASRTGSGSGFSLHATFGVTKRTGASWMAWLGDWCREREVFRHDLDRSQPDSEALVDAAARLVRDRGPADFLVAYEQQTNPGRHVPFLDIFGPLDAVVCTAHFPPQINESGEAVDVVTSGKRLTLAAEALPALRLLLSGHPVPLGEAAATIGDDVHEVAEILVKEEICTPLNAELSSGYTGLVTTVTS; the protein is encoded by the coding sequence GTGGAACACCGCTTGGTCAGCGCCATCGAGACGGCCCTGGACTGGTCAGGGCCGGAGAAGATTGGCACCGCCTTCGCGCTGGGCCGCGTCGACGACGCCCAGCTCCTCGCCCGGCTCCTGACCCCGAACCGACTCCTCGACATCGCGATGCGCCGCAGCCTGTGCCGCCCTCAGTTCCGCGCCTTCCAGAACGGGGAGGAGGTCCACCCGGCCGTGTACTTCTCCGACACTGTCAGCCCCCGGGGCCAGGCCATCCCCATGGTCAACATGCACCGCCTGGGCGACCTGCTCCGCGACGGCGCGACGCTCATCATGGACCAGCTCAACACCTTCGACCCGACCATGGAGGCCGCCTGCCGAGCCTTGCAGTGGTGGACCCACGAACGGGTCCAGGTCAACACCTACCTCACCACGAACGAGGCGTCCGGGTTCCCGCTGCACTGGGACGACCACGACGTCATCGTGGTCCAGCTCGCGGGCGAGAAGGAGTGGGAGGTTCGGGACACGTCCCGCGCGGCGCCGATGTACCGGGACGCCGACCCCAACAACACCCCCAGTGACACCGTGATTTTCGACGGCACCCTCCAGGCCGGCGACGTCATGCACATCCCACGCGGCCACTGGCACCATGCCAGCCGCACCGGTAGCGGCTCCGGCTTCTCCCTCCACGCCACCTTCGGTGTCACCAAGCGCACCGGCGCGTCATGGATGGCGTGGCTGGGCGACTGGTGCCGCGAGCGCGAGGTCTTCCGCCACGATCTCGACCGGAGTCAGCCGGACAGCGAGGCTCTGGTGGACGCAGCCGCCCGGCTCGTCCGTGACCGTGGCCCGGCTGACTTCCTCGTCGCCTACGAGCAGCAGACCAATCCGGGCCGCCATGTGCCGTTCCTCGACATCTTCGGCCCCCTCGACGCGGTGGTGTGCACCGCCCACTTCCCGCCCCAGATCAACGAAAGCGGCGAGGCGGTCGACGTCGTCACCTCCGGTAAGAGGCTCACCCTCGCCGCCGAGGCCCTGCCCGCCCTGCGGCTGCTGCTCAGCGGTCACCCCGTCCCCCTCGGCGAGGCGGCGGCCACCATCGGCGATGACGTCCACGAGGTCGCCGAGATTCTCGTGAAGGAGGAGATTTGCACACCCCTGAACGCCGAGTTGTCCTCGGGCTACACCGGTCTCGTCACCACCGTGACATCCTGA
- a CDS encoding aldo/keto reductase — translation MHTPERRVVLGLHRSRHHRDILTAALDLGVTALDTASTYLHRHSHTTLAATAGNLLPKFVVSTKVGYFDNGHSLDPIRLQAAVEQTVRELGREPDTVLLHNPEHSRPDAQALAQACGVLADAVAAGLCGSWGISTWDPRPLVGLDAVPTVLMVRAGLLVGVDVLEAAEALVTGWRPRHVWGMSPFGGSTSKPVWEMFDVAMFLGNSPPASPVQAAFRAAFNLPVVEAVAVGTGTPEHLQELVDATEFDVDDSMVREYRQLLRQAA, via the coding sequence TTGCACACCCCTGAACGCCGAGTTGTCCTCGGGCTACACCGGTCTCGTCACCACCGTGACATCCTGACCGCCGCCCTGGACCTGGGTGTCACCGCTCTGGACACCGCGTCCACCTACCTCCATCGGCACTCCCACACCACGCTCGCGGCCACGGCCGGCAACCTGCTGCCCAAATTCGTTGTCTCCACCAAGGTCGGGTACTTCGACAATGGCCACAGCCTCGATCCCATCCGGCTCCAGGCAGCCGTCGAACAGACGGTGAGAGAGCTGGGACGGGAGCCGGATACGGTGCTTCTTCACAACCCCGAACACTCCCGACCCGATGCGCAAGCCCTGGCGCAGGCGTGCGGTGTCCTCGCGGACGCCGTGGCGGCCGGGTTGTGTGGATCATGGGGGATCTCCACCTGGGATCCTCGCCCACTCGTCGGCCTGGACGCTGTTCCGACCGTTCTCATGGTCCGGGCCGGGCTCCTGGTCGGCGTCGACGTCCTCGAAGCCGCCGAGGCCCTGGTGACCGGATGGAGGCCCCGGCATGTGTGGGGCATGAGTCCTTTCGGTGGGAGCACGAGCAAGCCGGTGTGGGAAATGTTCGACGTGGCGATGTTCCTGGGGAATTCCCCGCCGGCCAGCCCTGTCCAGGCCGCGTTCCGAGCCGCCTTCAACCTCCCCGTTGTCGAGGCGGTCGCCGTCGGCACCGGCACCCCGGAACATCTGCAGGAGCTGGTCGACGCGACGGAGTTCGACGTCGACGACTCGATGGTCCGTGAGTACCGGCAGCTCCTGCGTCAGGCCGCCTGA
- a CDS encoding Uma2 family endonuclease — translation MSAMPHEPLTRDDVLLEGFLALDTPEGFRAELIEGEIVVTPPPDGDHEDYISQIVKQIIRRSRTDMDFSGNKGLKLRSAPDCTRNHVIPDGTFAPSDLRLFRGADPWMPSDGVALVVEVTSTRPRADRETKRRCYARAEIPLYLLMDRDASALTLFSDPENGDYRQLCTLPFGKPLALPEPFGFDLDTSDLA, via the coding sequence ATGAGCGCCATGCCGCATGAACCGCTCACGCGGGACGACGTCCTGCTGGAGGGCTTCCTGGCGCTGGACACGCCGGAAGGCTTCCGCGCGGAGCTGATCGAGGGGGAGATCGTTGTGACACCGCCGCCGGACGGAGACCACGAGGACTACATCAGCCAGATCGTCAAGCAAATCATCAGGCGGTCACGGACCGACATGGACTTCTCCGGCAACAAGGGCCTGAAGCTCAGGAGTGCCCCCGACTGCACCAGGAACCATGTCATCCCCGACGGTACCTTCGCCCCTTCGGACCTGCGTCTGTTCCGGGGAGCCGACCCTTGGATGCCCAGTGACGGTGTCGCCCTCGTCGTCGAGGTGACGTCGACCCGGCCCCGCGCGGACCGCGAGACCAAGCGCCGCTGCTACGCACGCGCCGAGATCCCCCTCTACCTGCTCATGGACCGGGACGCCTCCGCCCTGACGCTCTTCTCCGATCCGGAGAACGGCGACTACCGCCAGCTGTGCACCCTCCCGTTCGGCAAGCCGCTCGCCCTCCCCGAGCCCTTCGGCTTCGACCTGGACACGTCCGACCTGGCCTGA
- a CDS encoding MerR family transcriptional regulator, with protein MRIGEIAALVGVTPRAVRHYHHQGLLPEPARQANGYRDYSVRDAVLLARIRRLTELGLGLDEVRDILADDAGRELVEVLEELDEDLARQQERLAERRARLGALLASARDGRLTAEGPVSAELAALFGTIAEAGAGRPGPESPMAARDREMLALLDTVAPAGERERLLGAMRRMTEAPGAADRAHEVYALLDALADEATGADDPRVEEAARALATCIPDEVAQGLGTGGTLPDSTFRDAFFADFSPAQAAAVRRALRIVAERAR; from the coding sequence ATGCGGATCGGAGAGATCGCCGCGCTCGTCGGGGTCACGCCCCGGGCCGTGCGGCACTACCACCATCAGGGGCTGCTGCCCGAGCCCGCCCGGCAGGCCAACGGCTACCGGGACTACTCGGTGCGGGACGCCGTGCTGCTCGCGCGCATCCGGCGGCTGACCGAGCTGGGGCTCGGGCTCGACGAGGTGCGGGACATCCTCGCGGACGACGCCGGCCGGGAGCTCGTCGAGGTCCTTGAGGAGCTGGACGAGGACCTGGCCCGGCAGCAGGAGCGGCTCGCCGAGCGGCGCGCCAGGCTCGGGGCGCTGCTGGCGTCGGCGCGGGACGGGCGGCTGACGGCCGAGGGGCCCGTGTCGGCCGAACTGGCCGCCCTGTTCGGGACCATCGCCGAGGCCGGCGCCGGACGGCCAGGACCCGAGTCCCCCATGGCCGCGAGGGACCGGGAAATGCTCGCCCTGCTGGACACCGTCGCGCCCGCCGGCGAGCGCGAGCGGCTGCTCGGCGCGATGCGGCGGATGACCGAGGCGCCGGGCGCGGCCGACCGTGCGCACGAGGTGTACGCGCTGCTCGACGCGCTCGCGGACGAGGCCACCGGCGCCGACGACCCGCGCGTGGAAGAGGCCGCGCGGGCGCTCGCCACCTGTATCCCCGACGAGGTCGCCCAAGGGCTCGGCACCGGCGGCACGCTGCCCGACAGCACCTTCCGCGACGCCTTCTTCGCCGACTTCTCCCCCGCCCAGGCCGCCGCCGTGCGCCGCGCGCTGCGCATCGTCGCGGAGCGTGCCCGGTGA
- a CDS encoding RNB domain-containing ribonuclease — translation MPRRQMHAVCAAEAPLLAALCALRTALDVPDGFPAEVLAEAERAAREPRLPDRDATSVPFFTIDPPTSTDLDQAMHLERRTGGGYRVRYAIVDVAAFVRPGGTLDAEAHRRALTLYFPDDKVPLHPAVLSEGAASLLPDQTCPALLWTIDLDADGRTVSTDVRRALVRSRAKLDYTGVQRQIDSGTAEEPLALLKEVGLLRERLEAERGGISLNVPEQEIVQEDHTYALEFRAPLAADGWNSQISLLTGMAAAELMTEAGTGILRTLPTAPGGAVARLRRTARALHIDWPHHVSYAQVVRSLDPANHRHAAFLQECTTLLRGAGYTAFSGGHLPDPAVHAAVAAVYTHCTAPLRRLVDRYAGELCVAAVAGREPPAWVAEALDALPKEMAEGSRRAGTVERECVDLVEAAVLEGRVGEVFDAFVVDVREHEPDVGTVQLRDPAIVARVDGGGAALPLGEELPVRLTRAGPLDAPQADPAAAKVRFVPA, via the coding sequence ATGCCCCGCCGTCAGATGCATGCGGTCTGCGCAGCCGAGGCTCCGCTGCTGGCGGCCCTGTGCGCGCTGCGTACGGCGCTCGACGTGCCGGACGGCTTCCCCGCCGAGGTGCTCGCGGAGGCGGAGCGGGCGGCGCGTGAGCCCCGGCTCCCCGACCGCGACGCGACCTCCGTCCCGTTCTTCACGATCGATCCGCCCACCTCCACCGACCTGGACCAGGCCATGCACCTGGAGCGCCGCACGGGCGGCGGCTACCGCGTGCGCTACGCGATCGTGGACGTCGCCGCGTTCGTACGGCCGGGCGGCACCCTCGACGCCGAGGCGCACCGGCGGGCGCTGACGCTCTACTTCCCCGACGACAAGGTTCCGTTGCACCCGGCGGTGCTCTCCGAGGGCGCGGCCAGTCTGCTGCCGGACCAGACCTGCCCGGCGCTGCTGTGGACGATCGACCTGGACGCGGACGGCAGGACCGTCTCGACCGACGTACGGCGGGCGCTGGTGCGCAGCCGGGCCAAGCTCGACTACACGGGCGTGCAGCGGCAGATCGACTCCGGGACCGCCGAGGAGCCGCTCGCCCTGCTGAAGGAGGTCGGGCTGCTGCGCGAGCGGCTGGAGGCCGAGCGGGGCGGCATCTCGCTCAACGTCCCCGAGCAGGAGATCGTCCAGGAGGACCACACGTACGCGCTGGAGTTCCGCGCCCCGCTCGCCGCGGACGGCTGGAACTCGCAGATCTCCCTGCTCACCGGCATGGCCGCGGCCGAGCTGATGACCGAGGCGGGCACCGGGATCCTGCGGACCCTGCCGACCGCCCCCGGCGGCGCGGTCGCCCGGCTGCGCCGCACGGCCCGGGCGCTGCACATCGACTGGCCGCACCACGTCTCGTACGCGCAGGTCGTCCGCTCGCTCGACCCGGCGAACCACCGGCACGCGGCCTTCCTCCAGGAGTGCACGACGCTGCTGCGGGGCGCCGGCTACACCGCGTTCAGCGGCGGGCACCTGCCGGACCCGGCCGTGCACGCCGCCGTCGCCGCCGTGTACACGCACTGCACCGCCCCGCTGCGCCGGCTCGTCGACCGGTACGCGGGCGAGCTGTGCGTGGCGGCTGTCGCCGGCCGGGAGCCGCCCGCCTGGGTGGCGGAGGCCCTGGACGCGCTCCCGAAGGAGATGGCCGAGGGCTCGCGGCGCGCGGGCACGGTGGAGCGGGAGTGCGTGGACCTCGTCGAGGCGGCCGTGCTGGAGGGGCGGGTCGGGGAGGTCTTCGACGCGTTCGTGGTCGATGTGCGGGAGCATGAACCGGACGTCGGTACCGTGCAGTTGAGGGACCCGGCGATCGTCGCCCGGGTCGACGGCGGCGGGGCGGCGCTCCCCCTCGGCGAGGAGCTGCCGGTGCGGCTCACCCGGGCCGGCCCGCTGGACGCTCCGCAGGCAGACCCGGCGGCGGCGAAAGTGCGCTTCGTGCCTGCGTGA
- the yaaA gene encoding peroxide stress protein YaaA, translating into MLVLLPPSEGKAASGRGAPLKPESLSLPALSEARAAVLDELVGLCQADEEKAREVLGLSEGLRGEIAKNAALRTAGARPAGEIYTGVLYDALGLATLDAAARRRARQWLLVFSGLWGAVRVNDRIPSYRCSMGVKLPGLGALGAHWRGPMASALPEVAGGGLVLDLRSSAYAAAWRPKGELAGRTATVRVLHAPTRKVVSHFNKATKGRIVRSLLVAGAAPTGPAELVEALRDLGYVVEAEAPGGAGGAGGSAGKAWSLDVLVDEIH; encoded by the coding sequence GTGCTCGTGCTGTTGCCGCCGTCGGAGGGCAAGGCCGCTTCCGGCCGCGGGGCGCCGCTCAAGCCGGAGTCGCTGTCGCTGCCCGCCCTCTCAGAGGCGCGCGCCGCGGTGCTCGACGAACTGGTCGGGCTGTGCCAGGCCGACGAGGAGAAGGCCCGCGAGGTGCTCGGGCTGAGCGAGGGGCTGCGCGGCGAGATCGCGAAGAACGCGGCGCTGCGGACGGCCGGGGCGCGGCCGGCCGGGGAGATCTACACGGGCGTGCTGTACGACGCGCTCGGCCTCGCCACGCTCGACGCGGCGGCGCGCAGGCGGGCGCGGCAGTGGCTGCTGGTCTTCTCCGGGCTGTGGGGCGCGGTCCGGGTGAACGACCGCATCCCGTCGTACCGCTGCTCGATGGGCGTGAAGCTGCCGGGGCTCGGTGCGCTGGGCGCGCACTGGAGGGGCCCGATGGCCTCCGCGCTGCCCGAGGTCGCGGGCGGCGGGCTGGTCCTCGACCTCAGATCGTCGGCGTACGCGGCGGCGTGGCGGCCCAAGGGCGAGCTCGCGGGGCGTACGGCGACGGTACGGGTGCTGCACGCGCCGACCCGGAAGGTCGTCAGCCACTTCAACAAGGCGACAAAGGGCCGGATCGTGCGGAGCCTGCTCGTGGCGGGGGCGGCGCCGACGGGTCCGGCGGAGCTGGTGGAGGCGCTGCGGGACCTGGGGTACGTGGTGGAGGCGGAGGCGCCGGGCGGTGCCGGCGGTGCCGGCGGGTCCGCCGGGAAGGCGTGGTCGCTGGACGTGCTGGTGGACGAGATCCACTAG
- the eda gene encoding bifunctional 4-hydroxy-2-oxoglutarate aldolase/2-dehydro-3-deoxy-phosphogluconate aldolase, with product MTSVLDLAPVIPVVVIDDAADAVPLARALVAGGLPAIEVTLRTPAALDAIRAIADEVPDAVVGAGTVITPGGAAAAAAAGARFLVSPGWTDPLLDAMRSSGVPFLPGVSTASEVVALLEREVTEMKFFPAEAAGGTAYLTSLSGPLPQARFCPTGGVSLASAPSYLALPNVGCVGGTWMLPPSALAAHDWARVESLAREAAALRA from the coding sequence ATGACCTCCGTGCTCGACCTCGCCCCCGTCATCCCTGTCGTCGTCATCGACGACGCCGCCGACGCCGTGCCGCTCGCCCGCGCCCTGGTCGCGGGCGGCCTGCCGGCGATCGAGGTGACGCTGCGCACGCCCGCCGCGCTCGACGCGATCCGGGCGATCGCGGACGAGGTGCCGGACGCGGTCGTCGGTGCGGGCACCGTCATCACACCGGGCGGCGCGGCGGCCGCGGCCGCGGCCGGTGCGCGCTTCCTGGTCAGCCCCGGCTGGACCGACCCGCTGCTGGACGCGATGCGGTCCTCCGGCGTGCCGTTCCTTCCCGGGGTGTCGACCGCGTCGGAGGTCGTCGCGCTGCTGGAGCGCGAAGTGACGGAGATGAAGTTCTTCCCGGCGGAGGCGGCGGGCGGCACGGCCTACCTCACCTCGCTGTCCGGCCCCCTGCCCCAGGCCCGCTTCTGCCCCACGGGCGGCGTGTCCCTGGCCTCGGCCCCGTCGTACCTGGCCCTGCCGAACGTGGGGTGCGTCGGGGGCACCTGGATGCTGCCCCCGTCCGCGCTGGCGGCCCACGACTGGGCCCGCGTGGAGTCCCTGGCCCGGGAGGCGGCTGCGCTTCGCGCGTGA
- a CDS encoding bifunctional RNase H/acid phosphatase, which produces MAVRQLIVEADGGSRGNPGPAGYGAVVLDPATGEPLAERAEYIGVATNNVAEYRGLIAGLKAAKELAPDAAVRVRMDSKLVVEQMSGRWKIKHPDMKPLAAEAGRVLPAGQVTYEWIPREKNKHADRLANEAMDAGKQGRQWEPSASRAALAEDTRAARVVGDAAAGAAKARAALVGAGAGAGAGAGAGSGVGAGARADAAVTVPAPATAAAPASPASPATPSVGWGPADLGTPATFVLLRHGETPLTPEKRFSGSGGTDPALSPAGERQAEAVATALAARGTVQDIVSSPLKRCRQTADIVAARLGLGVRIDEGLRETDFGAWEGLTFAEVRERYGDDLDAWLASPKATPTGGGESFATVARRVAATRDRLTEEYRGRTVLLVTHVTPIKTLVRLALGAPPEALFRMELSAASLSAVAYYADGNASLRLLNETSHLR; this is translated from the coding sequence ATGGCCGTTCGCCAGCTGATCGTCGAGGCCGACGGGGGCTCCCGGGGCAATCCGGGGCCCGCCGGTTACGGCGCGGTCGTCCTCGACCCGGCGACGGGGGAGCCGCTCGCGGAGCGGGCGGAGTACATCGGCGTCGCGACGAACAACGTCGCCGAGTACCGGGGGCTGATCGCCGGCCTGAAGGCGGCGAAGGAACTCGCCCCCGACGCCGCCGTCCGCGTCCGTATGGACTCCAAGCTCGTCGTCGAGCAGATGTCCGGCCGCTGGAAGATCAAGCACCCGGACATGAAGCCGCTGGCCGCGGAGGCGGGCCGGGTCCTCCCCGCCGGGCAGGTCACGTACGAGTGGATCCCGCGCGAGAAGAACAAGCACGCGGACCGGCTCGCGAACGAGGCGATGGACGCGGGCAAGCAGGGCAGGCAGTGGGAGCCGTCCGCCTCGCGGGCCGCGCTCGCCGAGGACACACGCGCGGCGCGGGTCGTCGGGGACGCGGCGGCGGGCGCGGCGAAGGCACGGGCGGCGCTGGTCGGCGCGGGCGCGGGCGCGGGCGCGGGCGCGGGTGCCGGGTCCGGTGTCGGCGCCGGTGCTCGTGCCGACGCGGCGGTGACCGTTCCGGCGCCGGCCACGGCGGCTGCCCCGGCCTCCCCGGCCTCCCCGGCCACGCCGTCCGTCGGGTGGGGGCCGGCCGACCTCGGGACACCGGCCACGTTCGTCCTGCTGCGGCACGGGGAGACGCCGCTGACCCCGGAGAAGCGCTTCTCCGGCAGCGGCGGCACCGACCCCGCGCTCTCGCCGGCCGGCGAGCGCCAGGCCGAGGCCGTGGCGACGGCGCTGGCCGCGCGCGGCACCGTCCAGGACATCGTCTCCTCGCCGCTGAAGCGCTGCCGTCAGACCGCGGACATCGTCGCGGCCCGCCTCGGACTCGGCGTACGGATCGACGAGGGCCTGCGCGAGACGGACTTCGGCGCGTGGGAGGGCCTGACGTTCGCGGAGGTCCGCGAGCGGTACGGGGACGACCTCGACGCCTGGCTCGCCTCCCCGAAGGCCACCCCGACCGGCGGCGGCGAGAGCTTCGCGACGGTGGCGAGGCGCGTCGCGGCGACGCGGGACCGCCTGACGGAGGAGTACCGCGGACGCACGGTCCTCCTGGTCACCCACGTCACCCCGATCAAGACCCTGGTCCGCCTGGCCCTGGGCGCGCCCCCGGAGGCCCTGTTCCGCATGGAGCTGTCAGCGGCGTCGCTGTCGGCGGTGGCGTACTACGCGGACGGCAACGCGTCGCTGCGGCTGCTGAACGAGACGTCTCACTTGCGCTGA